A window of Phyllobacterium sp. T1293 contains these coding sequences:
- a CDS encoding nucleobase:cation symporter-2 family protein translates to MASNLHGNTPQERPEDENLGIAANLAYGFQHVLTMYGGIIAVPLILGQAAGLSPNDIGLLITASLFAGGLATILQTMGLPFFGSRLPLVQGVSFAGVATMVAITGSGGIEAVLGAVMVASFIGLLITPIFSRITRFFPPLVTGIVITTIGLTLMPVAARWAMGGNSKAPDFGSMANIALAALTLVIVLLLSKVGSARISRLSILLAIVIGTLIALALGMTDFSKVSDGPIVALPTIFQWGYPTFQLAAIISMFIVIMVTLVETSADILAVGEIIETKVDSRRLGDGLRADMLSSLIAPVFGSFTQSAFAQNVGLVAVTGIKSRYVVATGGLFLVGLGLLPVMGRVVAAVPSAVLGGAGVVLFGTVAASGIRTLSKVDYKNNMNLIVVATSLGFGMIPIASPTFYDHFPSWFATIFHSGISSAALMAITLNIVFNHLTAGNSDQQSVFVAGTERVLRYQDIAELHDGDYFLNGKLYDAQGTEVPVVAPDHPAVVSKRQAVGGSAIAATGH, encoded by the coding sequence TTGGCATCAAATTTACATGGGAATACACCGCAAGAACGACCTGAAGACGAAAATCTGGGAATAGCGGCCAATCTGGCCTATGGCTTTCAACATGTCCTGACCATGTATGGCGGGATCATAGCCGTTCCCTTGATCCTGGGACAGGCGGCGGGATTGTCGCCGAACGATATCGGTCTGCTGATCACCGCATCGCTTTTTGCCGGAGGGCTGGCCACGATCCTGCAAACAATGGGCTTGCCCTTCTTTGGCTCCCGATTACCGCTTGTTCAGGGCGTATCATTCGCCGGTGTGGCAACAATGGTTGCCATAACAGGCAGCGGTGGCATTGAGGCTGTGCTGGGTGCCGTGATGGTCGCCTCGTTCATAGGGTTGTTGATCACACCAATCTTCTCAAGAATCACCCGTTTTTTTCCACCATTGGTCACGGGAATTGTCATCACGACCATTGGCCTGACGCTTATGCCTGTTGCAGCGCGTTGGGCGATGGGCGGCAACAGCAAGGCACCGGACTTTGGCAGCATGGCCAATATTGCGCTGGCGGCTCTGACTTTGGTCATCGTGCTTCTGCTCAGTAAGGTTGGCAGTGCCAGGATTTCACGGCTTTCGATCCTATTGGCCATCGTCATCGGAACGCTGATTGCACTGGCACTTGGCATGACCGACTTCTCGAAAGTAAGCGATGGGCCGATTGTTGCCCTGCCGACAATTTTCCAGTGGGGTTATCCGACCTTTCAGCTCGCCGCGATCATTTCCATGTTCATCGTTATCATGGTGACCTTGGTCGAGACATCGGCTGACATTCTGGCCGTCGGCGAGATCATCGAGACCAAGGTGGACTCACGGCGTCTTGGCGATGGTCTGCGCGCCGACATGCTTTCAAGCCTGATCGCGCCGGTCTTCGGTTCGTTCACCCAAAGCGCCTTTGCCCAGAATGTCGGACTGGTTGCGGTAACGGGCATAAAGAGCCGCTATGTGGTGGCAACGGGTGGGCTATTTCTGGTCGGCCTTGGTTTGCTGCCGGTCATGGGCCGCGTTGTCGCCGCTGTGCCAAGTGCTGTGCTTGGCGGTGCTGGAGTGGTTCTTTTCGGCACAGTGGCCGCAAGCGGCATCAGAACGCTCTCCAAGGTCGATTACAAAAACAATATGAACCTGATTGTTGTCGCTACATCGCTTGGCTTCGGCATGATCCCGATTGCTTCACCAACCTTCTACGATCATTTCCCCAGCTGGTTTGCCACCATCTTTCACTCGGGCATCAGCTCGGCGGCGCTCATGGCAATTACATTGAACATCGTGTTCAACCATTTGACCGCCGGGAACTCGGATCAGCAGTCGGTATTTGTTGCGGGAACAGAGCGCGTGCTGCGATATCAGGATATCGCCGAGCTGCACGATGGCGATTATTTCCTCAACGGCAAGCTATATGACGCGCAGGGAACGGAAGTGCCGGTTGTTGCGCCGGATCATCCGGCTGTTGTTTCCAAACGGCAAGCCGTTGGTGGAAGCGCCATTGCGGCAACCGGTCACTAA